A stretch of DNA from Maridesulfovibrio sp.:
GACTTCCGCACCTCTGCGGGATTCTTCCACCTGTGCGGAAAGTTCATCCGCGGCGGAGGAGAGCTGGTCGGAAATGTCATCGGCCTGCCGGGCAGTGGCGGCAATTGTGTCGCGCTGAGCCGTTACTGCCTTTTCGTTTTCCTTCATGGCGGTTACGTCATTCATGATCATGAACGCTCCGATGAGCTTGTTGTCCAGGTCATGAAGGGGGGTTACATCGATAACTGCATAGAATGTCGCTCCGGACGATGTCTTTCCGGTCACTTCAATGTTTGTGAATTCTCTGTCCTCACGGATGCAGTTTTCAGTTGTACCTGTTATGGCAGTGTCACTGATCAGCGCGTTGATATTCTGTCCGAGATGGCTTTCCGGTGTGCCGGAAAATCCGAATTCATCCAGCAGGTGTTTGTTTACAAAGGTTATCTTCCGGTCAAGATCGACCACTATGCACGGCTGCGGGAGTCCATTGAGCAGGCCGCCGGAAAATCCAAGTTTGTTCTTGAGTTCCGCGACCATGTTTTTGACAGAGTCTATGGTCTGCCCGATGACGTCATTGGCATAATATTCAAGGTCTGTTTCGTAATCTCCGTCAGCCACTTTTGCAGTGAAGTTGGAGAGTTGCAGCAGAGGTTTGGTTGTTGTCCTGAGTAGAAGCAGCATGACAAAGACCGAAATGATCATGGTAACAACTGCGATAACCACGTTGGCGATGAATATCTCTCTGTCCACTCCGTGGGCCATGTCTTTTTTGTTCATTATAAAGGCAAAAGACCAGTTCCATGGTTCAAAGTAGGTGATGTAGGCGGTCTTGCTGTCTCCCTCGTATTCGTATTCGACGGAGCCTTCTTTGGTCTTTTCGAACAGCGGCCAAAAATGGGCGTCTTTCATGCTTTTCCCTGTCAGAGTGGGGTGGAGCAGGGTTTCTCCGTTGTGGCTGAATATGGTTGCATATCCCTTACCACCGACATTTGAGGAAAGCACGGAAGCTTTGAATTCCGGGGTGAGTATTTTGCGGCCCACGAAGATTACGCTTACTATGTTGCCGCGAAGGTCTTTAAGCGGTCTGTAGGCGGTGATGTACCATCCGTTCACTACGTACGCCATGCCGAAAAAGGTTTTTCCTGCCATTACGGATTTGTATACCTGGCTGCTGCTCGGGATGTACGTTCCCACAGCCCTGTTTCCATCACTATTCAATACGTTAGTGGAAACACGTAAAAGCTTGTCAGGAAGAACCTCGAATATTGTGGCTGTACCGCCGACACTTTTCTGGAGATCGTCAACAATGTCGAATTTGCCGTTAATGGCCAGCCCCCCGAATTCAAGGGACGGTATGGTTATTGTCTCGGTCTGCCTGGTGACCTGATTGGTAATCGTTGTTGTGATGGGAGCTCTTTTGTTGAGCTTGGGGAATCCCATTGAAAAAATCTTCTTATCCAGAATATCAATATCGGATTTAACCTTGTCGAGCAGTATATTGTTCTGCATTTCCATTACGGAATGCACGCTCTGGGCGATTGATTTCATGGAAGTATTCCCGAGGTCGTACAGAGAATTTTCCACTTTATAAAGGTTGATTCCAGTCATGAGAATGATGGTCGACAATATGATGCAGACCGCCCCGCTCATCAGTTTCGCCTGGAAAGACAACTTCCTGAACATAGACAACTCCTGGTCCGTGTTTACGTTGTATTATCCGCGCGTCACCTGTTTCCCAAGAGGGTCTGCGGAATAATTCAAATAATTTAAAGAGCCTTAATCTTCCGGCTCCTTAAAGAGCTTTAACGGGTCAAGGTACATCCGCTCTTGAAAACCTGGCCAGAAACCTGACCACGCTGCTTTCCACCTCATGCTCGACACGGGATACCCTCGGTGCCGCCTTCGCGAAATGTACTACTACACTATCCCCAGGCACAATTTCCTTCCAGAAGTCCTCATCAACACGGGCTTCCCTGTTTCTCGGGAGGCCGGACGGGTCAACAAACCTGTAACGGATCAGGTAGTCCGTAATACTGCTTCCGGGCGAACCGGAATTTTCAGCATGGCGCTGTTTGCCGATTACCGTTCCTACAGCGGATTTTTCACCGAATGCGCGAATCCGCTCCGTCCTTATATCGTCATAAGGGACAAGAAACAGTGCTAGAAGTACAGCACATGCTGCAAGATGCATTATTCTATTTCTGGTTGAAGAAAGAGAAATAGGGTAAAATAATGGCATGGGAGCACAATAACATCAGTACTGGAAGGGTGCAAGAAACGGATGTTCTTGAAAAAATAAAGTCAATGATATTATGCTTATTCTTATATCTTGCTTGAATTAAAAAGAATTTTTGTGTTTTTGCTTAGGGGTACCTACTTTTTACGCAGGCTGCTTACGCATTCTGTAACAAGATGTTTTAAATGATATTTAAAATATGCAGAGGATTGTTTGTCGAGTTTTGCGATGGGAGGAATAAAATACGTATTATCCATTGTTGTCGGATAGAATCAGCAGAGCTTATGCTGAAGAATTGTGCTGGTTTGTTTTACCAATGCAGTGAACATGCTGGATAAGTATGTACCAAACTATTGGCTGCTCATTGGGCTGCAGGTTTATGTTGCAATTTGTAATGGAATATTCATGTTTTTGTTGCTGACAAGTAACATAACACAAATCGGAAAAGACACTCTTGTCTTACGCAAAGAGTATTTATGGGGCTGGTATTGTGAGCGAAGATGTTCTTGGACTTTTCGATTCAATCAGCTCCGGTCCAGTGCCATGCGCAGACCGAGGGCAATGAAAATAATGCCGGAAACAGCTTCCAGCCTTTTTCTGAATTTTGGACCGGAGATAAGGTGACGCATTCTGCCCAGAGAAAAAACAACGATGCAGAACCATGTGATTCCCAGACAGACATGAATAAGCATGAGCAGGAGTGATTTATGCAGGATATCTTCGCCCGGCGAAATGAACTGCGGGAGCAGGGCAAGGTAGAATACGGCTACTTTCGGGTTCAGTACATTGGTCAGGAAGCCTTCGCGTACCGATGCTGTGATTCCCTTGCTGCCTTTTGCGAAAGAAGCGTCTTCGATCACCGGCGAGCGGCTGGACCGCAGGGACTGTATGCCCAGATAGATGATGTATAGTGCTCCGGCCAGCTTTACAGCTTCAAATGCCGTGGCGGAATGCATGAGTATTACTGACAGCCCGAAGGCGGAGGCAAGCGCGTGAACTATCAGCCCCGCGTTTATTCCGGCAACTGTGCATATGCCGTCAGCGGTTGATCTGGTCAGGGTGTTGTTGACTACCAGCATGGTGTCTGCCCCCGGAGTTACGGTAAGAACGGCAGCCACAGGTATGAACGCAAGAGTGAGTCCGTCCATTTCAACCTCTAGATCAATCCGAATTTGTCCAGTTCGCTTCTGATCTTTTCTATAGTGATAGGTTTTGTAATGTAGGAAATGGCTTCGCACTGAAAAAAAGCCCTGGTGGCTTTGGCATCATCGTCCAGCGCTGTAGTCACTATTGCCTTGGTCTTTTCTTCTTCGGAGAGTTTGTTGCGCTGTTCGATATCCCTGATTTTCTCAAGCGCCTGCAAGCCGTCCATTCCAGGAAGGATTATGTCCATGAAAATGAGATTATAGCTCTTTCCGGCCAGTCGGCCCTGTTCGTATTTTTCAAGAGCTTCTTCGCCGCTGGCTGCACAGTCTATTTCCGTGTCCCTGCCGGTGACGTCCCGGAGGATTTCCCGGAGATACATTCTGCTGGTATTGCTGTCTTCAACTACCAGTATTTTCATGAGTTATGACTCTCCTGTCCGTTGATAGCCGTTTATTCCGATGTCAGGTACGGTTCCAGTTCGGTGACGGCTTCAAACAGAAAATGGTCGATCAGGTGGCAGAAAAGGTGCCCGACGGCTATGTGTACTTCCTGAATGATTGCCGTGTCCCGGCTGGGTACACTTATGATGTGGTCACAGATCGGTAGCATTTCTCCGGCGCTCAGTCCGGTCATGCCTACTGTTACCATGTTCTTGCGTTTTGCTTCCTTGAGCGCGCTTATTACGTTCGGGCTGCTTCCGGAAGTGCTTATTCCTATCAGGACATCACCCGGAGCGCCGAGGGCCTGAACCTGCTTCTCAAAGACCATTTCATAGGAATAGTCATTGCCGATGGCTGTGAGTATTGATGTGTCTGTGGTCAGGGCAATGCCGGGCAGCGGCGGGCGTTCCAGCTTGAACCTGTTTACAAGTTCCGCAGCCAGGTGCTGGCAGTCTGCCGCGCTGCCGCCGTTGCCGCAGAACAGTATTTTGGAACCCTGCGCCAGACGCACGGCCATGGCTCTGGATACATCAACAACAAGTTGCGAATACTGCGCAAAAAAAGCCTCTCTGACTTCAAGTCCGGCTCTGGCGTGTTCAATTACCTTTTGCAGTGCTGATTCCGACATATTCTTTCCTTGTAGTAGGTGTGCGTTACGAACTCGGCAAACCACGTGTATAGCAAATCAATGCGGGTGGCAATATCGGTATGCCTGCTTGCCAATGACCGGGATGATCAATATAACGTTTTTCTTCTGATTCGGCATCCTGATTTTTTACGGAGAATAATAAAATGAAGAGATTGGCTTTCCTGCTACTTGTCACGGTTCTTCTGGTTGCTGGCTGCTCGCTGCACGCGAACGGGAACGTTTCCGACACCGACGAACTGGATAGGATGATAGGCCAGATGGTCATGGTCGGATTCAGGGGGCTGGATGCCGGTCCCGGCAGCCCCGTTGCCGATGATATCAGGGCCGGTGTAGGCGGGGTGATCCTTTTCAGTAAGGATTGTGTTTTGAGCAGCCCCGTGCGCAATATTGCCGACCCCGCTCAGTTGAAGGCTTTGACCGCTTCCTTGCAGGGCTATGCCGAAATTCCGCTTTTTATCGCCGTGGATCAGGAAGGCGGGAGAATTTCCCGTTTGTCTCCGGAGAACGGTTTTCCTGCTACCATGTCAGCCGCCGAAATAGGAAACAGCGGCGATCCCGGGGCCGCTTTCCGCTCCGGAAAGCTTATCGGGCGGACCATGAAAGAAGAAGGACTGAATCTTGATTTCGCGCCGGTAGTTGATGTTAACCGCAACCCTGGCAATCCGGTTATTGCGGGTCTGCAGCGCAGTTTTTCCAATGATCCTGAAACGGTGGCTGTTTTAGCAGAGGCATTTATCAAAGGGTTGCATTCGGAGGGTGTCCTTTCCTGCATCAAACATTTTCCCGGCCACGGAAGTTCTGAAGGGGACAGCCATAAAGGTTTTACGGACGTTACCGGAACCTGGAGCAGGGAAGAGCTTTTGCCTTTTGAAAAACTTATTCGTGACGGCAGAACTGATATGGTGATGACAGCCCATATATTCAATGCCGAACTTGATCCCGACAACCCCGCCACCCTTTCCCACAGAGTAATAAGCGATCTGCTGCGCGGGGACATGGGGTTCGATTCCATAGTGATAACGGATGATATGGGCATGGGGGCCATCAGCAATATTTACGGCTTCAAGGAAGCTGTTCTAAAGGCCGTGAATGCCGGTGCGGATATAATTCTGCTCGGCAACAATCTTACGTACGAGCCCAATCCGGGTATAAGGGCCGTGGACACAATCAGAGAACTTGTTCATGAGGGCAGAATTTCCGAAAGACGTATCCGCAGGTCGTATGAACGTATAATGCGGGTCAAGAAACGTATGCAGCTGTCTGATTAGCTGTCGTAGTTTGATTGCTGTGTTATCAGCCTTTCGGCTGGATAGCTGTCCCGGACATGAGCAATGCCGGAAGTGTGATGGTGAACGCCGTACCCTGGCCCGGAGTTGAGCGGACCTGAAATTTTCCCAGATGATTACTGGTAATAATGAAGTAGGAAACTGAAAGACCGAGCCCGGTTCCGGAACCCGGCGCTTTGGTCGTATAGAACGGCTCAAAAATTCTCTTGCAGGTCTTTTCGTTCATGCCCGGGCCGTTGTCGGAAACAGAGCAGATAACCATTCTGCCCTGATTGCGCATTTCTACGGTTACTTCCGGTATGCATTCCATTTCTTTCCATTCCGCCATGGCCTGAGCTGAATTGCGCAGCAGGTTGAGGAAAACCTGTTCTATTTCAGTAGCGGTGCATTTTACCATATTGAGATCTTCGGCATATTTTTTTGTTATTTTTATGCTTTTGAAATCATAACTCTTTTTAAGGTCATAGTCCTGAGCGGCCAATACTTCCGCCTTGTCCATTATCAGGCGCAGATCACCCGGAGCCTTGCGTGAATCGCTTTTTCTGCTGAACTCCAACATTCCTGAAACTATCTCAGCTGCCCGGACTCCTGAGTCGGTAATGCCTTCCAGGGTCCTGAAAATTTTACGGTCTTCCATATATGTTTCAATTGCATCCATTCTGCAGCCTGCTTTGTCGGCGGCTTTAATATTGGCGGGAAGGTCAGGTGAAAGGCGGCGGACTATATTCTGTATGCCCTGCAGAATTCCGCCAAGCGGGTTGTTTATTTCATGGGCCATGCCTGCGGCCAGCCCGCCGATGGACATCATTTTTTCAGTCTGGATCATCATTTCGTCCATGCGGACGCGTTCAGTTATGTCATCAATGCGTATGACCGCTCCCCCGGCTCCTCCGGTGAGCGGATAAATGATTATCTCCTGGAATGTTCCGGGGCGAAGCACGTCTTCTGTCCTTATTCCGGTCTCGGCAACTCCTGTTCTAATAGCCCCTTTAATCCGTTCCTCGTATCTGGCTATGTCCGGAAAGGCTTCCCCTACTTCCGCTCCTTCAATCATTTCAACCGACATTACCGCCAGTGGCAGCGCTGCGGAATTAAAATGGGTTATGCGCCCGCTTGCATTCAGTCCGATGATAACTGACGGCATTGAGTCGATGATATCGCGGATATAGTTTCTGGTTTTTTCAAGCTCTTCTTCGGCCTGCTTCTGCTCCGTCACATCAATTCCTACTGAAAGAACTTCTGTCAGCCGTCCCTGATTGTCGAATACGGGTGTATTGGTCCAGAAAATCCATGCCGAGCTTCCATCCTTACGTATATTGAGATTGGTACTGGTCGGCATGTTTTCAGGATATTTCAGCAGATAATCAATCAGTTTTTCCAGTTCCGAATCACCTCTTTCCGTTTTAGGGATGATCGTTCCCACAATGTTGTTTCCGAGCATCTCCTTTTCCGTGAATCCGAAAAAACTCTGTGCGTATTCATTGAAAAAAGTGCAATTACCTTCCCTGTCCATTCTGAGGATAATACTGCGCGCAAGCTGAACCAGATCCATGTACCGCTTTCTGGACCTGGAGAGTTCCCGTGAGTGTTCGGACATGTTATCCAGTAGGATCAGGATGTTGCGGGCAAACGAAGCTGTGGCGATTATGTAGTCCTTGTTCTCGGTGAACGCCATGCTGTCTGCTTCCGCCTGCCAGTCCACGGATCGGATTTTTTCAGCCTTGTATTCAATTGCGGAAAGGCTGTTCATATTCTTGGCCGGGTTCTCCGAGACCCGTCCCATCAGTTCACCGATTTTTTCAAAATCCTTTTCATTGTTTGCCAGATCCCAGGTCAGGTAGGCGGAGCGCTTAATGAAAATGGCCAGGCAGCTGAGAGTCAGGGTTATGAGAAGTATTCCGGAATAGAATTCCACCGAGATGTCCTGAGCCACGGTTACTGTCAGGCCGCCGAATTCTTCCGTGCCGGTCCGGGCGGCTGCAAATGCATGCATACCGGAAAAACTGAGCCCGGATATATTGGTTTTGTGCAGGGAACATCTTTTTTGACTTTTGTATATGCAGTCCCCGGAAAGAGTCCTGATGCATAATGCAAGTTTCTGCGGTCCGCTGGGCAGGAGTGTGGCGTAGGGAATTTCGGCAAGGATGAAGCAACTGTCCATCCTTTTTACAAGGTATATTCTTTCCAGCGTATTCTCGCCCGGGACTGGAGCTTTCAGGATTCTTGTATCTCCCGGATGCAGCCTGCTTATGTCAGTGTACAGATCGGAACCACGGATTGATTTTATTTCTGCAGGGAAAGGGTGGCTGTCCAGAATCTTACCGGCAGGTGAAATTTTTAAAACCGAGACAAGACCATGTTCAAAGGTGGTCTGC
This window harbors:
- a CDS encoding LysE family translocator is translated as MDGLTLAFIPVAAVLTVTPGADTMLVVNNTLTRSTADGICTVAGINAGLIVHALASAFGLSVILMHSATAFEAVKLAGALYIIYLGIQSLRSSRSPVIEDASFAKGSKGITASVREGFLTNVLNPKVAVFYLALLPQFISPGEDILHKSLLLMLIHVCLGITWFCIVVFSLGRMRHLISGPKFRKRLEAVSGIIFIALGLRMALDRS
- a CDS encoding response regulator, producing the protein MKILVVEDSNTSRMYLREILRDVTGRDTEIDCAASGEEALEKYEQGRLAGKSYNLIFMDIILPGMDGLQALEKIRDIEQRNKLSEEEKTKAIVTTALDDDAKATRAFFQCEAISYITKPITIEKIRSELDKFGLI
- a CDS encoding Cache 3/Cache 2 fusion domain-containing protein, whose product is MFRKLSFQAKLMSGAVCIILSTIILMTGINLYKVENSLYDLGNTSMKSIAQSVHSVMEMQNNILLDKVKSDIDILDKKIFSMGFPKLNKRAPITTTITNQVTRQTETITIPSLEFGGLAINGKFDIVDDLQKSVGGTATIFEVLPDKLLRVSTNVLNSDGNRAVGTYIPSSSQVYKSVMAGKTFFGMAYVVNGWYITAYRPLKDLRGNIVSVIFVGRKILTPEFKASVLSSNVGGKGYATIFSHNGETLLHPTLTGKSMKDAHFWPLFEKTKEGSVEYEYEGDSKTAYITYFEPWNWSFAFIMNKKDMAHGVDREIFIANVVIAVVTMIISVFVMLLLLRTTTKPLLQLSNFTAKVADGDYETDLEYYANDVIGQTIDSVKNMVAELKNKLGFSGGLLNGLPQPCIVVDLDRKITFVNKHLLDEFGFSGTPESHLGQNINALISDTAITGTTENCIREDREFTNIEVTGKTSSGATFYAVIDVTPLHDLDNKLIGAFMIMNDVTAMKENEKAVTAQRDTIAATARQADDISDQLSSAADELSAQVEESRRGAEVQQQRASETATAMEQMNSTVMEVARSAGEASENAKTTREKAVEGQDLVGKVVNSIKALEANSEELRGSMEELGAQTDSIGQVMNVITDIADQTNLLALNAAIEAARAGEAGRGFAVVADEVRKLAEKTMDATKEVGQAITSIQNSTKANISATETAVESIVESTDLASRSGEALDEIVQMVEISADQIHGIATAAEQQSATSEQISRATEEINVISAESAETTIQSAQAIAEVAKLASQIKKLIRDMQS
- a CDS encoding PAS domain S-box protein; the encoded protein is MKTRSIYKLNNRIRNYICLFVGIFIASSLLAAVLFFWSLASEAKEKAETWTNYFTDRMLFLESAATSQTTFEHGLVSVLKISPAGKILDSHPFPAEIKSIRGSDLYTDISRLHPGDTRILKAPVPGENTLERIYLVKRMDSCFILAEIPYATLLPSGPQKLALCIRTLSGDCIYKSQKRCSLHKTNISGLSFSGMHAFAAARTGTEEFGGLTVTVAQDISVEFYSGILLITLTLSCLAIFIKRSAYLTWDLANNEKDFEKIGELMGRVSENPAKNMNSLSAIEYKAEKIRSVDWQAEADSMAFTENKDYIIATASFARNILILLDNMSEHSRELSRSRKRYMDLVQLARSIILRMDREGNCTFFNEYAQSFFGFTEKEMLGNNIVGTIIPKTERGDSELEKLIDYLLKYPENMPTSTNLNIRKDGSSAWIFWTNTPVFDNQGRLTEVLSVGIDVTEQKQAEEELEKTRNYIRDIIDSMPSVIIGLNASGRITHFNSAALPLAVMSVEMIEGAEVGEAFPDIARYEERIKGAIRTGVAETGIRTEDVLRPGTFQEIIIYPLTGGAGGAVIRIDDITERVRMDEMMIQTEKMMSIGGLAAGMAHEINNPLGGILQGIQNIVRRLSPDLPANIKAADKAGCRMDAIETYMEDRKIFRTLEGITDSGVRAAEIVSGMLEFSRKSDSRKAPGDLRLIMDKAEVLAAQDYDLKKSYDFKSIKITKKYAEDLNMVKCTATEIEQVFLNLLRNSAQAMAEWKEMECIPEVTVEMRNQGRMVICSVSDNGPGMNEKTCKRIFEPFYTTKAPGSGTGLGLSVSYFIITSNHLGKFQVRSTPGQGTAFTITLPALLMSGTAIQPKG
- a CDS encoding D-sedoheptulose 7-phosphate isomerase, which gives rise to MSESALQKVIEHARAGLEVREAFFAQYSQLVVDVSRAMAVRLAQGSKILFCGNGGSAADCQHLAAELVNRFKLERPPLPGIALTTDTSILTAIGNDYSYEMVFEKQVQALGAPGDVLIGISTSGSSPNVISALKEAKRKNMVTVGMTGLSAGEMLPICDHIISVPSRDTAIIQEVHIAVGHLFCHLIDHFLFEAVTELEPYLTSE
- a CDS encoding glycoside hydrolase family 3 protein — encoded protein: MKRLAFLLLVTVLLVAGCSLHANGNVSDTDELDRMIGQMVMVGFRGLDAGPGSPVADDIRAGVGGVILFSKDCVLSSPVRNIADPAQLKALTASLQGYAEIPLFIAVDQEGGRISRLSPENGFPATMSAAEIGNSGDPGAAFRSGKLIGRTMKEEGLNLDFAPVVDVNRNPGNPVIAGLQRSFSNDPETVAVLAEAFIKGLHSEGVLSCIKHFPGHGSSEGDSHKGFTDVTGTWSREELLPFEKLIRDGRTDMVMTAHIFNAELDPDNPATLSHRVISDLLRGDMGFDSIVITDDMGMGAISNIYGFKEAVLKAVNAGADIILLGNNLTYEPNPGIRAVDTIRELVHEGRISERRIRRSYERIMRVKKRMQLSD